The following are from one region of the Gammaproteobacteria bacterium genome:
- the mgtA gene encoding magnesium-translocating P-type ATPase: MVNDPTDTGLSNAEAALLLKQYGANEIKPVRQRSIVLQFLAHFYNPLVLVLLLAITISALNGDEISALIIGVIILMSVTLDFIQEYRAGQSAAKLAAQVAITATVLRDGKLSEIPVARLVPGDTVYLSAGDLIPADGQLLDAKDLFINQSQLTGEPYPVEKFAEASAHPDPWDVEAKSAVFMGSTVISGSARMRITRTGQTTALGQIAGSLEKKPPPTAFELGIRQFGMLIMRFTFLLVLFTLLVNVVLHRPLLDSFLFAVALAVGLTPELLPMVVSVTLTRGALRMAALKVIVKRLSAIQDMGAMDILCTDKTGTLTEAKIRLERHVNAQGQETQRVLELAYLNSYFESGLKSPLDDAILLHREIAVSGWKKIDEVPFDFERRRVSVLVEHEETRILAVKGAPEDILNLCTQYEDETGAIVSLDETARQSINQLLDQFGNDGFRVLGIAWREVAPDHPYAVITDESELVFCGFAAFLDPPKVSAGPVLAALQASGVQVKILTGDNERVTRHVCNRLNLPVTGVLTGNDIAAMQDDALLARVEEVNLFCRVNPAQKNRVLLALKARKHVVGYLGDGINDAPSLHTADIGISVAGAVDVAKQAAAMIMLEHDLKVLHAGVIEGRRTFGNVMKYIMMATSSNFGNMFSMAASTLFLPFLPLLPLQILLNNLLYDLSEITLPMDNVDREDLAQPSQWNMNFIRNFMMTIGPISSIFDFVTFYLLIAVFSADETLFRTGWFVESIATQVLVIFIIRTRRNPFRSHPHRWLTVTSLSIVAIAMTLPMSPLAEYLGFTPLPALFFGLLAVLIGAYLLTVEYCKQWFYRRLNHASHKPFST, from the coding sequence ATGGTTAACGATCCGACAGATACCGGTTTAAGTAACGCCGAAGCAGCGCTCCTGTTAAAGCAATACGGTGCGAACGAAATTAAGCCCGTCCGGCAACGCTCCATCGTGCTGCAATTTCTCGCGCATTTCTACAATCCGCTTGTTTTGGTGCTACTGCTCGCCATTACGATATCAGCGCTGAACGGCGATGAAATCAGCGCATTGATCATCGGTGTCATTATCCTGATGAGCGTCACACTGGACTTCATTCAAGAATACCGCGCCGGACAGTCGGCCGCCAAACTGGCGGCGCAAGTCGCCATTACCGCGACCGTGCTGCGCGACGGCAAGTTATCGGAGATTCCGGTTGCCCGGCTGGTGCCGGGCGATACTGTCTACTTGTCAGCCGGGGATCTGATCCCGGCCGATGGCCAGTTGCTCGACGCCAAAGACCTCTTCATCAATCAATCGCAATTGACCGGGGAACCCTATCCGGTAGAAAAATTTGCGGAAGCCTCGGCGCATCCCGATCCATGGGACGTCGAGGCGAAGTCTGCGGTCTTCATGGGCAGCACCGTGATCAGCGGTTCCGCCCGGATGCGCATTACCCGCACCGGCCAGACAACCGCGCTCGGGCAAATTGCCGGCAGCCTCGAAAAAAAACCGCCGCCCACGGCGTTTGAGCTTGGCATACGCCAATTCGGCATGCTGATCATGCGTTTTACGTTTCTGCTGGTTCTTTTCACGCTGCTGGTCAATGTCGTGCTGCACCGCCCCTTGCTGGATTCGTTTTTGTTTGCCGTGGCATTGGCGGTTGGCTTGACGCCCGAATTATTGCCCATGGTGGTGTCGGTTACGCTGACACGCGGCGCATTGCGCATGGCCGCTTTGAAAGTCATCGTCAAACGGCTGTCGGCGATCCAGGATATGGGCGCCATGGATATTCTCTGCACCGATAAAACCGGCACGCTGACGGAAGCGAAAATCCGTCTGGAACGCCATGTCAATGCGCAGGGTCAGGAAACACAACGTGTCTTGGAGCTTGCTTATCTGAACAGTTATTTTGAAAGCGGACTGAAAAGCCCGTTGGACGATGCTATTCTGCTGCACCGTGAAATCGCCGTCAGCGGCTGGAAAAAAATCGACGAAGTGCCTTTCGATTTCGAGCGCCGCCGCGTATCGGTACTGGTAGAGCATGAAGAGACACGGATACTTGCAGTCAAAGGGGCTCCTGAAGACATCCTGAACCTTTGCACCCAGTATGAGGATGAAACAGGCGCTATCGTTTCACTGGATGAAACCGCACGGCAATCGATTAATCAACTGCTCGACCAATTCGGAAATGATGGTTTTCGCGTACTGGGCATCGCTTGGCGCGAGGTTGCGCCGGATCACCCCTATGCTGTCATAACCGATGAAAGCGAGCTGGTATTCTGCGGTTTCGCGGCCTTTCTGGATCCGCCCAAAGTCAGCGCCGGTCCGGTTCTAGCCGCACTGCAAGCCAGCGGCGTACAAGTAAAGATCTTGACGGGGGATAACGAACGGGTCACGCGCCATGTGTGCAACCGCTTGAACCTCCCCGTCACCGGTGTGCTGACCGGAAATGATATTGCCGCCATGCAAGACGACGCGCTGCTCGCCCGGGTGGAAGAGGTCAATCTGTTCTGCCGCGTCAACCCGGCGCAAAAAAATCGCGTGCTGCTGGCGCTCAAGGCGCGCAAACATGTCGTGGGTTATTTGGGAGACGGCATCAACGATGCGCCATCCTTGCACACCGCCGACATCGGCATTTCAGTCGCCGGCGCGGTGGATGTCGCCAAGCAAGCGGCTGCCATGATCATGCTGGAGCACGATCTCAAGGTACTGCACGCCGGTGTCATCGAAGGCCGGCGCACCTTCGGCAATGTAATGAAATACATCATGATGGCAACCAGCTCGAACTTCGGCAATATGTTCAGTATGGCCGCATCCACGCTTTTTCTGCCGTTTTTGCCGCTGCTGCCATTGCAAATTTTGCTCAACAATCTGCTGTACGATCTATCCGAAATCACCTTGCCGATGGACAATGTCGACCGGGAGGATTTAGCGCAGCCGAGTCAATGGAACATGAATTTCATCCGCAATTTCATGATGACCATCGGCCCGATCAGCTCGATATTCGATTTCGTTACTTTTTACTTGCTCATCGCGGTATTTAGCGCCGATGAAACCCTATTCCGCACCGGCTGGTTTGTGGAATCGATCGCCACACAAGTGCTGGTCATTTTCATCATCCGGACGCGGCGCAATCCCTTCCGTAGTCACCCGCACCGCTGGCTGACCGTCACTTCGTTGAGCATTGTCGCCATCGCCATGACACTTCCAATGAGCCCGCTGGCGGAATATCTCGGTTTCACGCCGCTACCGGCGTTATTTTTCGGATTACTGGCGGTTCTGATCGGCGCGTACCTGCTCACCGTGGAATATTGCAAACAGTGGTTCTACCGGCGCTTGAATCACGCTTCGCACAAACCGTTCAGTACATAA
- a CDS encoding zinc metallopeptidase → MLYLILVIVIAALIVGPSYWVKHTLEKYSHPDDRYPGTGAELARILLDWANLQTVKVEVTEQGDHYDPIAKAVRLTADKFNGKSLTAITVAAHEVGHAIQDRDGYPPLKWRTRLVQIAAPAEKLGAAILMLAPLIAVATRAPVTGALFLAGGLLTLGTAAVIHMFTLPMELHASFARALPMLEQGGYLIQGDKPHARKILRAAAWTYVAASLMALLNIGRWWAILRR, encoded by the coding sequence ATGCTTTATTTGATACTGGTCATTGTCATCGCTGCGCTCATCGTGGGGCCGTCCTACTGGGTTAAGCATACCTTGGAGAAATACAGTCATCCCGATGACCGTTATCCGGGAACGGGTGCTGAATTGGCGCGTATTCTGCTGGATTGGGCCAATTTGCAGACAGTGAAAGTTGAAGTAACGGAGCAAGGCGATCACTACGATCCGATCGCGAAAGCCGTGCGGCTGACAGCGGATAAATTTAACGGCAAATCGTTGACAGCGATCACGGTTGCGGCACATGAGGTCGGCCATGCGATTCAGGATCGGGATGGTTATCCGCCGCTGAAGTGGCGTACGCGCCTGGTGCAAATAGCGGCTCCAGCCGAGAAATTGGGTGCGGCGATTTTGATGCTTGCACCGCTTATTGCGGTTGCAACGCGCGCGCCGGTTACAGGTGCTTTGTTTTTGGCGGGCGGTTTGTTAACGCTGGGAACTGCAGCAGTCATCCATATGTTCACGTTGCCGATGGAACTGCATGCCAGTTTTGCCCGCGCATTGCCGATGCTGGAACAAGGCGGATATCTCATCCAAGGAGATAAACCGCATGCACGTAAGATTTTGCGTGCCGCTGCGTGGACTTATGTCGCCGCTTCATTGATGGCACTGCTCAATATCGGCCGGTGGTGGGCGATACTGCGGCGTTAG
- the gspG gene encoding type II secretion system major pseudopilin GspG produces the protein MMHLVGQQQAKAERGFTLLELLVVMVIIGLLAAYVGPKYFSQVGKSEIKMAQAQIDALEKALHQYRLDVGSYPATEQGLVALVNRPNNEARWQGPYLSKLPPADPWGRPYIYKYPGERAEFDLLSLGKDGQPGGEGEAADITNW, from the coding sequence ATGATGCATTTGGTTGGACAACAACAGGCAAAAGCCGAGCGTGGTTTTACACTTCTCGAATTACTCGTGGTGATGGTGATCATCGGCTTGCTGGCTGCCTATGTCGGGCCTAAATATTTTTCGCAGGTCGGCAAGTCGGAAATTAAAATGGCGCAAGCGCAGATCGATGCGCTGGAAAAAGCATTGCATCAATACCGCTTGGATGTCGGAAGCTACCCGGCAACCGAGCAGGGTTTGGTCGCGCTGGTCAATCGTCCGAACAACGAAGCGCGCTGGCAAGGTCCTTATTTGTCTAAATTGCCGCCAGCCGACCCTTGGGGGCGTCCGTATATTTACAAATATCCCGGTGAACGAGCCGAGTTCGATTTGCTGTCTTTGGGCAAGGATGGACAACCGGGTGGCGAAGGCGAAGCGGCTGACATAACGAATTGGTAA
- a CDS encoding type II secretion system F family protein produces the protein MRYEVKAVMSGQGTVHLELEANNEEEARRQVIEQGGMVLSIRRSFSGFSLKTKSHFPLVHFSQELLSLQTAGLSLVESIETLLEKEQDGGNRKIIQTILDRLYEGVTFSQALEEYPQAFPPLYIATVRASERTGDLAEALTRFITYQTQMDFVRKKLVGASIYPVLLLVVGFLVSIFLMVFVVPKFSAIYDDMGSDLPWLSLLLIKWGQFVHERGWELAIAALALLAAAGYTVTRQTFRANVMRLLWRIPAIGEHMRVYQLARFYKTLGMLLRGGIPITQALDMVSGLLQPHFRPKVAAAAKHIREGKTISTAMEAEGLTTAVGNRMLRVGERTGLMGDMMERIGNFHDEEIARWVEWTTKLIEPLLMAVIGIVIGGIIILMYMPIFELAGSIN, from the coding sequence ATGCGTTATGAAGTGAAAGCCGTGATGTCCGGGCAAGGCACCGTGCATCTTGAGCTGGAAGCGAACAATGAGGAAGAGGCTCGCCGTCAGGTGATTGAGCAGGGCGGCATGGTTCTTAGCATACGGCGCAGCTTCTCGGGTTTTTCGCTGAAAACGAAGAGCCATTTTCCATTGGTCCATTTCAGCCAGGAATTGCTGTCGTTACAAACCGCGGGTTTGAGTTTGGTGGAAAGTATCGAAACACTGCTTGAAAAAGAGCAGGACGGGGGTAATCGCAAAATTATCCAGACTATCCTCGACAGATTGTATGAAGGGGTGACGTTCTCGCAAGCGCTGGAAGAATATCCGCAAGCGTTTCCGCCGCTCTATATCGCCACGGTTCGCGCCAGTGAACGCACTGGCGATCTGGCCGAAGCATTGACACGTTTTATCACTTACCAGACACAGATGGATTTCGTGCGCAAAAAGCTGGTTGGTGCATCGATTTATCCGGTGTTGTTATTGGTCGTCGGTTTTCTGGTTTCCATCTTTTTGATGGTGTTTGTCGTGCCGAAATTCAGCGCCATTTATGATGACATGGGCAGCGATTTGCCGTGGCTTTCGTTGTTGCTGATCAAATGGGGACAATTCGTTCACGAACGCGGCTGGGAACTGGCGATTGCCGCGCTGGCCCTGCTGGCGGCGGCAGGATACACGGTGACCCGGCAAACCTTCCGTGCCAATGTGATGCGGCTGTTATGGCGCATCCCGGCGATCGGCGAGCACATGCGCGTTTATCAATTGGCGCGTTTTTACAAAACGCTGGGTATGCTGTTACGCGGCGGTATACCGATCACGCAAGCGCTGGACATGGTCAGCGGATTACTGCAGCCGCATTTCCGGCCGAAAGTCGCCGCGGCCGCCAAACATATCCGTGAAGGTAAAACGATTTCCACCGCGATGGAAGCGGAGGGATTAACGACCGCAGTCGGCAATCGCATGCTCCGCGTCGGTGAAAGAACGGGCTTGATGGGCGATATGATGGAACGGATCGGTAATTTTCACGACGAGGAAATCGCCCGTTGGGTCGAATGGACAACCAAATTGATCGAGCCGCTGCTGATGGCGGTCATCGGTATCGTGATCGGCGGAATCATTATTCTCATGTATATGCCCATATTTGAATTGGCGGGAAGTATCAACTGA
- a CDS encoding type II/IV secretion system protein: protein MDTAVHSESKAPMDIGHLAAARQKAFEQGVSVIRILEEKGVYTPDELMQQLGQLLHMPVLDMKAIHVLSPAFDILPFGEAMMNECALFRQERNYLFAVSNPFSSKLRAWAEERFDVAVAWYLVHPADLGAFFTQQEKTMRAMDQVLSSTELDKIQSGIEDLSLKSINEGTSQVVRLVHSTLYDAHKSQASDIHLEMTASTLSIKYRIDGVLSSIGVIQGADLAEQVISRIKVMSELDIAERRVPQDGRFKISIQGREIDFRVSIMPSIFGEDAVLRILDRQALSDHIEGLTLNQLGFSQAAIASIRRLSSEPYGMLLVTGPTGSGKTTSLYAAISEVNRGDDKIITIEDPIEYQLPGVLQIPVNEKKGLTFARGLRSILRHDPDKIMVGEIRDAETAQIAIQAALTGHLVFTTVHANNVFDVIGRFAHMGVDPYSFVSALNGILAQRLVRLLCPHCAIDERPDDKLIEESGIALDEAKHYNFRNGKGCGQCRGSGYRGRNAIAEILLLNDEIRELIVAQEPIRRIKEAARNNGTRFLREAALDMVKQGLTSLEEANRVTIVA from the coding sequence ATGGATACGGCCGTACACTCTGAAAGCAAAGCGCCGATGGATATCGGCCATTTGGCTGCGGCGCGGCAGAAAGCGTTCGAGCAGGGCGTTTCCGTTATCCGGATTCTGGAGGAAAAAGGCGTTTATACACCTGATGAGCTCATGCAGCAGCTGGGGCAGCTGTTGCATATGCCGGTACTGGATATGAAGGCGATTCATGTGCTCAGTCCCGCTTTTGATATTTTGCCGTTCGGCGAAGCCATGATGAATGAGTGCGCATTGTTCCGCCAGGAACGGAATTATCTGTTTGCCGTCAGCAATCCCTTTTCCAGCAAGTTGCGGGCATGGGCGGAAGAACGTTTTGATGTTGCGGTGGCATGGTATCTGGTGCATCCGGCCGATCTGGGCGCTTTTTTCACCCAGCAGGAAAAAACCATGCGCGCCATGGATCAGGTGCTGTCTTCCACCGAGCTGGATAAAATACAAAGCGGGATCGAGGATTTATCGCTAAAAAGCATCAACGAGGGTACCAGTCAGGTGGTGCGGCTGGTGCACTCCACGTTATACGATGCGCATAAATCGCAGGCCAGCGATATTCACCTGGAAATGACGGCGAGTACGTTGTCGATCAAATATCGCATTGATGGTGTATTGAGCTCGATCGGCGTGATTCAAGGCGCGGACTTGGCCGAGCAAGTCATCTCGCGTATCAAAGTGATGTCCGAACTGGATATTGCCGAGCGCCGCGTGCCGCAGGACGGGCGTTTCAAAATTTCCATCCAGGGACGGGAGATCGATTTCCGCGTTTCGATCATGCCGAGCATTTTCGGCGAAGACGCCGTCTTGCGTATTTTGGACCGGCAAGCGCTGTCCGATCACATCGAAGGATTGACCCTGAATCAGCTTGGTTTCAGTCAGGCGGCAATCGCCAGTATCCGCCGCTTGAGCTCAGAGCCTTACGGTATGCTGCTGGTTACCGGGCCGACCGGAAGCGGTAAAACGACTTCGCTGTATGCCGCGATTTCCGAGGTCAATAGAGGCGACGATAAGATCATCACGATCGAAGACCCGATTGAGTATCAGCTCCCGGGTGTTTTGCAGATTCCGGTGAATGAAAAAAAAGGATTGACCTTCGCACGCGGTTTGCGCTCGATCTTGCGGCACGATCCGGACAAAATCATGGTGGGCGAGATTCGCGATGCCGAGACGGCGCAAATCGCCATTCAGGCGGCGTTGACCGGTCACTTGGTTTTTACCACGGTGCACGCCAATAACGTATTCGATGTCATCGGCCGGTTCGCGCATATGGGCGTGGATCCCTACAGTTTTGTCTCCGCGTTGAACGGAATTCTGGCGCAACGCCTGGTGCGCTTGCTGTGTCCGCATTGCGCGATCGACGAGCGCCCGGATGATAAACTGATCGAAGAATCCGGAATCGCTTTGGATGAAGCGAAGCATTACAACTTCCGCAACGGAAAAGGGTGCGGTCAATGCCGCGGCAGCGGGTACCGGGGACGGAATGCCATTGCCGAGATTCTGCTGCTGAACGATGAGATCCGCGAGCTGATCGTGGCGCAGGAACCGATACGCCGTATCAAGGAAGCGGCCCGGAACAACGGTACGCGTTTCCTGCGCGAGGCGGCTTTGGATATGGTCAAGCAAGGATTAACCAGTTTGGAGGAGGCCAATCGTGTCACCATTGTGGCGTGA
- a CDS encoding PilN domain-containing protein has protein sequence MPRLKLKFPDRGQAVPHIDFTLLLIGLLVLSGVFWQFRQVTEEVNYWTNRVERLEKQQQQKAAPRSRAASRVKEFSQEIRKEITQANAILDQINLPWETLFDAIEHAATEEIALLSLQPNVSSRTLRISGEAKSMPELLDFVEALERELVFENVHLLNYKIKQDNPQRPIIFLLTAAWMQVS, from the coding sequence ATGCCGCGCTTGAAGCTTAAGTTTCCCGATCGCGGGCAAGCGGTTCCGCACATTGATTTTACGTTGCTGCTGATCGGTCTGCTGGTGCTGTCCGGTGTATTTTGGCAATTCCGGCAAGTAACCGAGGAAGTGAATTACTGGACGAATCGCGTCGAACGTCTGGAGAAACAACAGCAGCAAAAAGCTGCGCCGCGCTCCCGGGCGGCTTCGCGGGTAAAAGAATTCAGCCAGGAAATCCGCAAGGAAATTACCCAGGCCAATGCGATATTGGATCAAATCAATTTGCCTTGGGAGACATTATTCGATGCCATCGAGCACGCGGCGACCGAAGAAATCGCGTTATTATCCTTGCAACCGAATGTGAGCAGCCGGACCTTGCGTATCAGCGGTGAGGCCAAAAGTATGCCGGAGCTGCTCGATTTTGTCGAAGCGCTTGAGCGTGAACTGGTTTTTGAGAATGTACATTTGTTAAACTACAAAATTAAGCAGGATAATCCCCAGCGGCCCATTATTTTTCTTCTGACTGCAGCATGGATGCAAGTTTCTTGA
- a CDS encoding secretin and TonB N-terminal domain-containing protein, with the protein MTSWKTIVLIILLMFIAGCAINNRTFSTRNIAFNEGQKLIAAGQFESGLGKLEQALREEPENKEIRAVLIRMREEVLNKILSEADNFRFAGDLDQSEREYQRVLNLYPFHERAKEGIEALKSERRHIAAINDAKGLLARNDVMGAETIVRAVLQENPQQSHARQLISQISSLMVRPEVSDLALETAFKKTLSMEFKDTDLKSVFEIMARTAGINFVFDKDIRQDSKISIFVRNNTIEDILKLILTTNQLAYKVLNNNSLLIYPNTPAKQKDYQELVVRSFHVAYTDVKQMVAMIRGIVKAKDIYVNEQLNLFIMRDTLEAIRLTERLVTLNDIAEPEVMLDVAILEIARNNNFLLGPSIPTQVTFSAFGATPATAAAAATAGPGAALLSQFGFDGLKSFGMTSKATIDFQQGLSNADILANPRIRVGNREKAKIHIGEKRPFFSANVQPGINSIVTSTPTFIDIGVKLDIEPRIGLNNDITLKVTLEVSNKTGDLQGPSGATAPIISNRSAETMLTLKDGETQVLAGLIDNRDQTAVSGLAGLLNIPGLDRFTSNQNITRTKTEVVLLITPRIIRNIPKPTNLEREYHFGTASEAGKLPIAIKKTAAQSLSIAPAGSGRGAAPAAMDVFSAAELQEPPPNPFASVASSSSSSPALTLQAPTNVGLGKEFSVSVRLVGAKTTVNSDLQLTYESSSLEALDGGDKSGTRAIKLGKDQASGLAAQIRFKVIAANPGTTEISIQHATAEDMENGQATEVTLPPPASINMK; encoded by the coding sequence ATGACAAGCTGGAAAACCATTGTCCTTATCATTTTGCTGATGTTCATTGCAGGGTGCGCAATCAATAATCGAACATTCAGCACGCGAAACATTGCATTCAATGAAGGGCAAAAACTGATTGCTGCGGGTCAGTTTGAGAGCGGACTCGGGAAACTGGAGCAGGCATTACGCGAAGAGCCTGAGAATAAAGAAATTCGTGCAGTGCTGATACGCATGCGTGAAGAAGTGCTTAACAAGATACTATCTGAGGCTGATAACTTCCGCTTTGCAGGCGATTTGGATCAATCCGAGCGGGAATATCAGCGAGTCTTGAATCTGTATCCATTTCATGAACGAGCTAAAGAAGGCATCGAAGCGCTGAAATCCGAGCGTCGTCATATTGCTGCTATTAATGATGCAAAGGGATTATTGGCGCGCAATGATGTGATGGGGGCGGAAACAATTGTTCGAGCAGTATTGCAGGAAAACCCGCAACAATCTCATGCGCGGCAACTGATATCGCAAATCAGTTCTCTCATGGTGCGTCCTGAGGTTTCTGATCTGGCGCTGGAGACTGCTTTCAAGAAAACCTTGTCGATGGAATTTAAAGATACCGACCTGAAATCGGTATTTGAAATCATGGCGCGCACGGCAGGTATCAATTTTGTTTTTGACAAGGATATCCGGCAAGACAGCAAAATTTCCATTTTTGTGCGTAATAATACTATCGAGGATATCCTCAAATTAATACTGACGACCAATCAATTGGCCTATAAAGTGCTGAATAATAATTCATTACTTATTTATCCGAATACACCGGCGAAACAGAAAGATTATCAAGAGCTGGTCGTGCGCAGCTTTCATGTCGCGTATACGGATGTAAAACAGATGGTTGCCATGATTCGCGGTATTGTTAAAGCGAAAGATATTTACGTTAATGAACAGCTTAATCTGTTTATCATGCGCGATACGCTGGAAGCTATTCGTCTGACAGAACGGCTCGTGACACTAAACGATATAGCCGAACCCGAGGTTATGCTGGATGTTGCAATCCTTGAGATCGCACGCAATAACAATTTTTTGCTAGGCCCCAGTATTCCTACGCAAGTTACATTTAGTGCGTTCGGTGCTACACCCGCTACCGCAGCTGCGGCAGCAACGGCTGGTCCGGGTGCGGCGCTGCTCAGTCAATTCGGTTTTGACGGTCTTAAGAGCTTCGGCATGACTTCTAAAGCGACGATAGATTTTCAACAAGGACTTTCAAATGCCGACATACTCGCAAATCCCAGAATTCGGGTGGGTAATCGTGAAAAAGCAAAGATTCATATTGGTGAGAAAAGGCCTTTCTTTTCAGCCAATGTTCAGCCGGGTATTAATTCGATTGTTACTTCAACGCCGACTTTTATCGATATTGGGGTTAAGCTGGATATTGAGCCGCGTATTGGTTTAAATAATGACATTACGCTGAAAGTAACACTCGAAGTAAGTAATAAGACCGGAGATTTACAAGGGCCGAGTGGTGCGACGGCTCCTATCATTTCAAACCGAAGTGCAGAAACTATGTTGACTCTGAAAGATGGGGAAACGCAAGTATTGGCAGGACTCATTGATAATCGGGATCAAACGGCTGTAAGCGGACTTGCTGGTTTGCTAAATATTCCGGGATTGGATAGATTTACATCGAATCAGAATATTACCCGCACTAAAACGGAAGTTGTTTTATTGATTACACCCCGTATCATTCGTAATATTCCCAAACCAACCAACCTGGAGAGAGAGTACCACTTCGGTACTGCCAGTGAGGCGGGTAAATTACCGATCGCCATCAAAAAAACTGCCGCGCAATCCTTGTCGATTGCACCGGCTGGGTCAGGACGCGGTGCGGCGCCTGCGGCGATGGATGTTTTTTCCGCAGCCGAATTACAAGAGCCTCCGCCCAATCCATTCGCTAGTGTGGCATCTTCATCGTCTTCTTCGCCGGCGCTTACGCTGCAAGCACCGACCAATGTCGGATTGGGTAAGGAATTTTCGGTCAGTGTCCGGCTGGTGGGTGCAAAAACCACTGTCAACAGTGATTTGCAATTAACTTATGAATCCAGTTCATTGGAGGCGCTGGATGGCGGCGATAAATCGGGAACGCGTGCTATCAAATTAGGCAAGGATCAGGCTTCCGGCTTGGCTGCCCAGATTCGCTTCAAGGTGATCGCGGCGAACCCGGGTACGACAGAGATCAGTATCCAGCACGCCACCGCCGAAGATATGGAAAATGGTCAAGCAACGGAAGTGACATTGCCGCCGCCAGCAAGCATCAATATGAAATAA
- a CDS encoding type II secretion system protein has product MGVLSAFARHKGFTLIELMIVVAIMAVLAAAAMPLRELMVKREKEQELRVALRQIRSAIDAYKQATDEGRITKKADESGYPPRLEELFMGVPDIKSPDKKVIYFMRRLPRDPMFVELDIVGVTATPAADTWGKRSYESPWDGPKEGDDVYDVYSRSEAIGLNGIPYREW; this is encoded by the coding sequence ATGGGTGTATTGAGCGCTTTTGCAAGACACAAAGGATTTACGCTAATCGAGTTAATGATCGTGGTGGCTATCATGGCTGTTTTGGCGGCAGCGGCAATGCCATTGCGGGAACTCATGGTGAAGCGCGAGAAAGAGCAGGAATTACGTGTCGCATTGCGGCAGATTCGATCGGCGATTGATGCTTACAAACAAGCGACGGATGAGGGGCGTATCACGAAGAAGGCGGATGAATCCGGTTATCCTCCCCGATTGGAAGAATTATTCATGGGCGTACCGGATATCAAGAGTCCGGATAAAAAGGTGATTTATTTTATGCGCCGCTTACCTCGCGACCCGATGTTTGTCGAGCTGGATATCGTCGGTGTTACCGCGACACCGGCTGCGGATACCTGGGGCAAACGCAGCTACGAAAGCCCATGGGATGGCCCGAAAGAAGGCGATGATGTCTACGATGTTTACTCACGTTCTGAGGCCATTGGTCTGAACGGCATTCCTTACCGGGAATGGTGA
- a CDS encoding prepilin-type N-terminal cleavage/methylation domain-containing protein, with the protein MVINMSGANRYTGFTLIELLVVMAIIATLLSIVAPRYFNSIDKAKESVLRQDLGVMRNAIDQFYSDFGKYPIDLAELVDKRYMRSIPRDPFTESDKTWIEIPPKNETESGVYDVQSGYTGRALDGSYYQEW; encoded by the coding sequence ATGGTGATTAATATGTCCGGAGCAAACAGATATACAGGCTTCACCTTGATCGAGCTGCTCGTGGTGATGGCGATCATTGCGACGTTGTTGAGCATTGTCGCGCCGCGGTATTTTAATTCCATCGATAAAGCCAAAGAATCGGTCTTGCGGCAAGATCTCGGTGTCATGCGCAACGCTATCGATCAATTTTATTCGGATTTCGGCAAATACCCCATCGATTTGGCTGAATTGGTCGATAAACGGTATATGCGCAGTATACCGAGAGATCCCTTTACCGAAAGCGATAAAACCTGGATCGAAATTCCGCCTAAAAATGAGACGGAGTCGGGAGTCTATGATGTGCAGAGCGGTTATACCGGGCGGGCATTGGATGGCTCGTATTATCAGGAATGGTAG
- a CDS encoding RidA family protein — MARKLISSGSTFEKEIGYSRAVVVDNWILVSGTTGFDYSKMTISDDLLEQAEQCFKNIDAALQQASSSMKDVVRVTYVFPISEDFEKCWPVMRKYLGDVRPSAMMLTAGLSDPRMKIEIQVTAYRSTGAE, encoded by the coding sequence ATGGCACGCAAACTCATCAGTTCAGGCTCGACATTTGAAAAAGAAATCGGCTACTCGCGCGCGGTCGTCGTGGATAACTGGATATTGGTATCCGGCACGACCGGTTTCGATTACAGCAAAATGACCATTTCCGATGATTTACTGGAGCAGGCGGAACAATGTTTCAAAAATATCGATGCGGCTTTACAGCAAGCAAGTTCGAGTATGAAAGACGTGGTGCGGGTTACTTACGTGTTTCCCATATCTGAGGATTTCGAAAAATGCTGGCCGGTGATGCGCAAATATCTGGGCGATGTTCGACCGTCGGCAATGATGTTGACGGCGGGATTGTCCGATCCGAGGATGAAAATTGAAATTCAGGTGACGGCGTATCGCAGCACCGGAGCTGAATGA